Part of the Citrus sinensis cultivar Valencia sweet orange chromosome 2, DVS_A1.0, whole genome shotgun sequence genome, TAAGCATGAGAAGTATAAAGCAATTTGTGAAAACAAAAACCAGATAACAACTTTAAATGAAAGTCGATGCAGAGGAAAACCTAACATATTGTTCACTGCATCAGCTGGTACCTCCTTTCCCATTTCTTTAAATCTTTTGACAGACCGAATCTTTAGGTCTTCAGGTTTTGGAAATACCACAACAGCAATCTGATTTGAGACAAATCATCTAATGATAAATTAGTGACACTTCAAAATAGTTTTAGAGCATATAAGTCTCTCATAGGCAAAGACAACAGTGTGCAACTACCTTGCGGAAGTTTACAAACAGCCTCAATTTACGTTTGCGTGCACTTTTGAAAACATTCGTttgatcaataataaaattgcgAGGTGTCCTTGACGCCCTAGATAATAGGACATCAAATATCGCATTAGCTCGACCCATAAGGCACTGGAATCTTTCACTATAATTATGCTTTCGCAGGAGCCCAGGAAcctgtaaaaataatattgctTCTGTAAAGGAGAATTACACACAGTGAAGAGCACCATTTTAAAATCCAAACAAAATTGTTAAAATGGACAGgagaaaacaaaaaccttCATCTGTTCAAGGATCAGATTTGTGCCAAGCAATATATAACGCTTCTCAGGATGGTCTTTCACCCATTTCTCTGCCCAAGTAGTCTTCCCTGACGCAGGTAAACCCACCATCATCATTACTTCACAGTCCTTCATGTTACAAAAAGTAGGCCCCAATACTGAATTGCCATCATCAAGAGCTGAAACCCAAGACTTATAGCCTTCTACGGGAATTAGTCCCTGTTCAACACTAAACTGCATGACAACCACAACATTTTTCAATAGAATATGAGGAAACACTGCTGATTCACATTGCCGTTCCTTCACTGCTGAATCCACCACTCCAAGACCGTTGGAACCTGCATCAAATTGCTTTGCTGTGCCCAACCATTTCCCATTCTTGGCAAATCCTATTGTAGCCAATGGCTTACTTTCAAGATCTATAGCACATATTATTGTATCTCCAACTCCAAATTTTTCtcgaaaatttaaaaaattcccACCATGAGAAAATTTTCCTGTGCCCCCAAACCCAAAGCTCTTTTCGGTTTCTCCTAGTTTTCCCACTGGATCATCCCCTCTCGAGGTGCCAACACGGCAAACATGCTGCTGGTCAGGGGGAGTGTCTTCCATGTCGACTGGCTGGGTTGAAACGATCTTGCAGCCAAAACAATACTTGCCTCCATTTATTCCAACATTGGCACGAGCACCAGACCAACAATATGCGAATCCCTCTTGATGAAGTCCAGAACCTTTAAGACCATTGTCTTCAATGTCAAAATCTGGAAAAATAAGTTATCAGCAATATATGCAACCATAAGAGGATAAGGATATCCGCACCAAAGTTGTGACATGTAAACCAATACTTTCAACCCTTTTTGTTCAACTAAAACAAGGGATTGTAAGATCCATACACACAAATGACATGCATATGCACACTAAGAGAAAACAGGGGAGACGATCAAAGAAAGGCATGAACAAGATTCCATTTTGATTCTATTTTTACCTGACATTCACaagtttaaatatttatttcctgTCTTGTACTTGCAATTTCTCAGCACATAACACTCAATTGCACAACTATTACAAACAATTATTAGCTTTAAGCAATGTTTCTTAATTATTAGTGGATTTATAGAGTTTAGAAACGAAAGATACCTAAGTCGCAGTCAGCAGGATTGAGCACCACGCGCTGCTTCTGTGAATGGGGTCCTGAGGCTGAGGAATCCGAAACCGGATCATCGACTTTTGCCTTCTTCACCACTGACTCGGGTTTGTCTCCATCTGGGAGCTCAAGCTCGCGTTTTGCAGTCGCCATTGTATCGTCTCGAGTGAATTTCAGCTACAAAATGAGAGCGCGAATTACAGTTAGCCCggcaaatatttttatttttttatttggaaataaagtgagtttgttaatatttaatttacgCCGACTCCAGAACTGAGCTGGGCTAGTCTAATGCTCTATAGGCCCACGTCTGAAATTGATTACTAAAAGCACCcctaaatattcttttagcGCTACCTACAAGTGTCAAGAGGTGGCCCAAGGCGCATATATCCTTACTCttggattaaaattaaaagacctCGATGATGAACCATTTGAATAATAAGATCATTATCTTAAgtgaaatatttgtttaatgaaatatcattttctgttaaaatattcaagaacaaaatattttatttttcaatggaTGATCAAAGATATTATATGATTGCTGacaattgattaatttataaattttttaaatctcttaTTTGAGGTGGGAAgcgaagtttttttttttaaaaaaaaaagataagaagaTTCCTAGATTTTGAagctatttaaaaattaagataaaagaaGACTTAAAATCATGTAACACATTCATAATGATATCCCATGTAATTCCCATCACTTAAATAGTTTTTCTCttgaaagaaattattcatcCCGTTTTGTAATGGAAATGTCAAAATTAGTCGCTTCTAATTTATAGTTGTTAAAATTCCCCACATAATCAAATCTCAATCAACACACTGCTCACTGTAACTGCCAACCATGAATTCAATCAATGAGAATTAACTGGaaactgaaaatatataatcattttaacAAGATTTGCCtagaatatatatatggaaaatCCATGAGAGCTTTCCTTTCGAGGGTACACAATCTTAAAAGCACTTTTTAACAGCTGAAATTAAGGCTAATCTTGTGCATAGCTGGTGTTACAACTCACAACCACTTCCCATAGCTAACAGAAACGGGAAAGCCTGGCACATTTGCAATCAAAGACACAACGCAGCTCATTAATAGCTGTTCCTAATTGGGACCTTACTTGGATTCAGTTTCCTCACCCCGCAGCTCAATTAAACGAACTTTCCAAACATTCCCCCATTGTAATGCCAGCTAAATTTTCTCAATCCCTTGAATGATTCCATTTGTTATTGCGATAGTCACGCCACAATTGCTTCAGAAATAAGTCATCACCACCACCAGGCACAGCTCCTGGGTTTCAGTGCCACCAATCGGTCTCTCACAAACAATACATTCACTTGTTCCCTTCAAGCAATTCagcaaataaacaaacaaagaaacatTTCCAATAAGTAAACGAGGaacaattatattatattattatggaGTAAATTCAACTGTACACTGCTAAAAATCATCTCAATTTATCAAATCTCAGAGGGCCGGTATTGCCCTTCAACAAGAGTAAACCTCTAATGtacactaaaaaaatacaaaacaagcCAAACCCAATCTTCAatccaagctttgaagaaactTGGCCTGTAAAGATTCTCCCCATGTACAACAGATCCGTAATCATTTGCCAAACTATGCATCTAAATCTACAACAACAAATCCAATCTATATACAACAAAGAACTCCATAAAGAGAaaactattactattattattattcttcttcttcttccatgaaaagatttttcttCGGTGAAGCAAATAAAGCCACTGAAATATCAgcaagcttttggctagtcAGCCGTGACTTGTAAGCACGCATTTGCCTTGGAGCATTGGGTGCTTCGACTTCAGCATTCTCGATTGGATCCTCATAATCAATCGATGTTTTAAACACCCGCGTCTTTCTTGGTGTATTGTACGCGAAGTGCCATTGCTTTGCAATCAGAGTCTGTTAATCACAAATCAGAATCGATCAGTCATCAAAACAAAAGCTTTAAATccctaaaaaagaaaaattgttaatCATTATACTTACAGCTTCTCTGATTGGCCTAGATACATGAAAAAGCTGCTTCAAATCTTCGTGATTAACACCGCAAAGAATCCTAATCTGCAAATACAAAAACCGAAACTTTGATTAATAAACCAGAAAAGTTACTAAATATGCTTTAATGCAAATCCAAAAAGCTTGCATTTTGATCCTTACAAGGATATCTTGAGGCAAGGCTTCAAGTCGTGACTTTTCATCACagttaaaatcaatcattttcTCACTGCATTGCCTCTTCAACGACGAAGACTTGGTTGCTGAATCAAACGACGACGTTTCCTCACCATTCGCAATCAAAATCCTCTTCCTCCCCAACCCTCGAGTGTACCTCACAAACCCCAACCCTAATCCCTCTCCAGTACTGGCAACACCTCGCCTTGATTTCAATGAACTGCAGTTTTGCCCCAGTGCCATACTTCTTTTAGTTGTTAACACTCTGCTTCCCcggaaagtgaaaaaaatattgattgtTTCAAGGGATCAACGACACAGTTTTGAAAAACAGATATATGGTAAGATGAGATATGACAAAACTTTTGAATTGGATTGTGAATCCTAAATTTGAGGTAACTGTTACTGCTGCTGTTTCTGTTTATGGCCTAAATGGAAACAAGAACCGACTTTCAACTACAGAGTTCTTTAAAATGTGAAACATCTCTAATctcttttttatatatattgtggaaaaaataaaataatttatttaaaaagaaaaaagcagtaaaaaaaaaaagagaataataataataaatatccaCGCTGATAACGCGAGAAATTACTGGAAATCTCTTAGAAAAGATCTTTGTTTCATCCACtcgtgtgttttatttaattgtttatctGATGGCGGTTAAATTAGTGGGAGCAAAACTAGCCGTTTGAATGAACACGTGGCGGTAAATGAGACCAGTAAGAAGCAACTTGTGGGTTGCACAGTGGTGATGATATGGTGATGGTCGGTCAAGTCGGCTTTGCCCGTCTGCTTCCTGAACACGTCTTCCTTTTTTAGCGCGTGGCTGAGATGCTAGAGTGACGGTGCGGTGACTTTCACGAGTCACTGGGATTTAGAATTTCAAAACGTGGAATTATATGGGGAAAATGGCATATCCAACGGTGAGATCTGGGAGTGAACCACACGCAGGAGAAGGAGAGGCGTTGATCGAATGCCGGACCATACATCGTTTGACCGAAGATTCTAAATAGACGGCTGACGGCTGTTAGTGGCATTTtccttgttgttgttgttggacGCTTTGATGGTTTTTACACGATGTCAATCCATTCACTGGTCAACAACACGTCAACACCACGgcctaaatttttaataaattaattaatttcctttttgcGTGTTTTATTTGACTTCGTTGTTTCACATTCttgtctttaattttaatttaatttttttttctttattttgtagtTGAACAACTTAGAAGGTTTGAACTTACAAGCAATTACCTTCGTACAAgtctataaattatataatccaTCATTGatcatacaaaaaaaaaaaaaaaaaattgaagaggtTATAATTGTTAGGTAAATCTTGGATCTTGTATTGGCACATtgcattaaattgtttaaaagGTGGTAACATGATTTGTGAAATTGTTTTATCTCATAGTTACATTATTGATGGTCACtgtattgaaaatattattttcaaattgcaGCATTTATCTTCCATACTTAATTGATGATTATCCTATCTTGTTTGGATCAATTTCAATCCTGTAATCTTCAAGAAGATAGAATCACGTAAGAGTAAGGAATCCTTGgaatatttaaaagtaattataatttgaattgaattaattactattaagaCTTGCTAGTTGAGATCAATGTCAGTCttaaaagaacaaatatattatacacACAAATGAGGAATCCAATGGATTTAGGGTGACTGGGCAGTGGGCACCGGTAATCTTGTTGATGataattgttaaattaatacaaatttattattactgGCTTGTCTAATGCCATGAATTAAGTGGTAATCTTCAAAATAGAACAACTAATTATTATTGCATACTTTGTTGTCCCATGTGGGCGGTGGGCCATAAATGTCATGTTCAAGTTAAACAGAATACTTCTCTCAGATTAAGTAGCTTGTAAAGTATGTCTAATTACAATTAACTGAAAGCTAGATGACGAAAGAAGAGAGTTTAATTAAGGAGACACAAATCGACAACTCAGTGAAGGAGAAATGTATCACGTCTGAATTTAATGACATCTATCCAAGGAAATAAACTTTAtcataaatagtttaataaatttcatcccTTTGTCTCCAATGAATGGTGCAACATGGCATGTGATCCAAAACCGAACGTATGTACCTGTGAACATTCTTTAATATGATGATATTTGTGCAACTCGTCTTTTTCTAGATCATGTGGAGAATGCTTTAAGAGGTTTCAGTACTGAATCCACAAGcttaaaatgattttcatcAGAACCAAATAATCTTAGGATGCTACTCTTGTCATCGAGATAGTCAAACAATTTGATCTGGGCATTCGCAGACGCTTTCAAGGAAGAAAAGATCCGGTCGTAACGTTAAACATCAGCGTTACAATCATTTAGAGGGCCATTATTCTTTGGAGTGACTAGAACTAAAAGTGTCCAAGAATTTTGCTTTTTGTAGAAGATATTTCACCAACTCAAGTTCATGCTTCTGGAACTTGAAACCTGTTAATTTGATCAACTTAAGGGTAATTACAGTGTGTTGGCGTAATTGCTTTTCAAGAAGTTCTTTGTGATGTGATTCCCAACAGTGTCTACTTGCAAAAGAAAATTCGTTCAGCTGCAATTAGCATTAAGCCCTTTAGAAATACTCACACACCCGCCAAGTGAAGGAAAGCTGTCTGCTTAAAGGAGCTGGCTAAGTTACAGCATCTGTACCTTAGAGATGCTGAGTCAGCCAACCCCCTAACCTTGCATTTGCATTGCTTTCTCTCTGTAAGTCAGGACACGTGTGCTATTTGCTTTGGGTGTGTATGTTACAGATGCTGTATCTACGAAAAAGCTTTGATTAGTACGTGCATAAAGTCTAAAGAATGCGTTGACACTTTTTACAGAACTCGATGCATTAGAGATactgtcaaaattttaatatgttacCTTAAAACACAAGTTTACATAACCCGTGCCAACATTTTAATGTTAGTTAGTTGCAATATAGAATATTTAAGGTAAAATTGAATTGCACGTATACCTCGAGAAAtgtagaagaagaaaaataaagagattcTTGAAGTGCCAAATTGTCCGGCATATTGCCAccattaattccaaatctatgATATTTCTTGTATTTGTCAATACATGTAACACGCTCAAGGCTCAACATGTCTTGATTGGCAAGGTGTttcacattttctttaaattttgtaagttTCCACACCTTTTGTGATGCTCAGCACTccatcaaaaatatttttccctTTACAACCACATCTCTGACACCATGGGTCCTGTTTCACTTTCTTCTTTCATAAATTCTCAGCTGTTTGGCAACAGATTTTGAGCTGCTCTCCAAAAATAATAGTTGTAAGGTAGCAGCCTCTataagttaaatgaaaaaacataataggattaattaaaaaaatatagaaattaaattaaattaagaaattattaggatccgttttatttttaattaaattatttattaaattaaaattaaatgagaaaatatataagttaaatgaaaaaaacatAATAGGATTaagtaatgaaaaaaattgacattaaaGAGTTCATAGACCCGTACAGGATTTTCCCTTCGAATGATTctaaaagataagaaattaagaatcACATTATTAAGTTGCAAAAACATGCACGAGTTTGCAGAAAACTGTGTGTCCACGGTAATGAAATAATCGAAGAGTCGGAGCATCGGTACTTATCCGAGAAATGAAAGCGTAGTCTTCCACTCTTAAAACCCTAGAACTTGTTTCGATTTTGAGCATAAATCTTCAAATGGGTCATTGCACGACATTTAGTTATGTCCATAGACTCAAGAAGCAAGCAATTGTTAAACAGTACTGTTTCTATAGCTGCTGATGTAATGTCAAGTATTTAAGAACGAGAGTGTTCAAGAGATTCAAACCTTGAAGCTTTGCTGGAAGATGAAATGTACAGTAACATAGCTTTAGGATTCAATGCTAAGAAGATGTGAAGAAAGCTCAAATGGGTTACTGGCTTgaacaaaatccaaattaaGCTATTCAACTCCTTTTGTAGTTAAGTTTTCGATCCATTTTTCGACAGCATCTCCTACTCCAGTTGGATCAAAATACAATCGAAAACTTTGAATGACTGGAGCTGCATGACGTTTGATAATAtcattaataacaattttgaAATCGTTTGGCTGCGGCGTCTGGCAAAATCTTGATCGACATGCAGTTTCGTACGGAGCGTCCAAGAATTTTGGAATCTCGATGACAAAATTCCCAGTTGTGCAATTACTTTCATGGgcaagaaagagaaaatataatcaaGAACGTAATATGGAAGATTCGcaattggtttaattttcacAATCTTGATTCTCTCTTGGGATGATAGTAACAGTGCTTGCTTCTGATGAGTATCCATGCCATTAAGAGAGGCGGCTTTAGGGTTTTaatggtttatttatttatttttatttttggtgttAGCTTGTTGTTTATTATCCAGGTTTAATCTGGCTTGGATTAATTTCAAGCCTTTCTAAAACATATAATGAAGCATTTGAGTATTTGAGTAGAAGTGTAAGGAGGGTTGACTGTTGAGGTGGCGGTTATGTTTAGTTATAGGATCTGGTTATGTTGAAACTGTTTTAAGATGGAACACACTTTCATGACCACacgattaaaattataataaatttttttattatttattactttacgTGTATGACTGTAATTTATACTGACGTGTATGGCTGTAATTCATACTGTACCTTACAACAGCTCTAAAATAGCCATAGCCTTAACTATAATGCCAAGTCAATTCATACTTTTTAGTTTGTTTCACTCTACATAACATTTTAAGCACTCTTTCCTTTCTTATGTGTTcagattttgtttcaaatgAAAAGTGTTGGACGAGTGAATTTAATTTACGAATTTAAAAGCTTGCAACTAATTCAGGATTTTTAGAGGAAATCAGCGAAGTAGAAAGAATGCAGtttaaaattgattcaaaATTGATTCCCTTACTAACTGTCCAAAACGGCAGAGAGAATGGCTAATGTAACTCATTCATGTTCCcgctaaattttatttttaacttgtccTTCCGTGACTGATTCCAAGAAACGTAACGCATATATTGTTGCTTTGACAGCCGATGAATGTTGTTTCAGCCATTCGGTTTTAGTTTCAGTCCAAAacccaaaataatatattcagGACAGAACAAGACCATTATAACGAACACTGGAGGTTCAAGCCTCCAAATAGAATAAACTAGATACCGGATTTAcaatttctatttaatttcagCTCGATGGACGGTTGGCAACTGATAAAAAGAGACAATATACAGAGTGCAGAACAATAAGGTTAAAAATGAAGctcaaataataagaaaaaatcatGCAAAGAATGTCTACTTCATTGTACATGTTGTGATTGACTCAAGAATCCTGGTTGAGATTTTCATGTTCAGATTGACAGTTAAACTCACACCCATTGATGCCATCAGCATTCTCCATCATTGAAGCATACAAGAAACTCCATACAGAGAcacaattttcatcacctacacaatatagaagaaaatattgatCAGATAATCTACCGATGCAAAAAACAATCAGTTATGGATATCATATAAAACAGGTGTTTAACGCAAtgaacatattttaaattctgtGATTCTAGGACAGAATTTCTGCAATTCAATAACAAGATATGCAGCTTTTCACCAACCCGGTTCTGCAATTCACCAAAgtatgaacttgaaacttccGTAAGTCATACTTGGCTATTTCATCAATTTTGACTGTTTCAAAAATACTATCTCAATCCTATTCTTTAATGCTTTCATATATGTAAAACCTAAGGCACCACCGAGTCCTTGTAGAGAGGAAGGGAGATGTATATAGAATGGAATACGCTATACAATCAAATGAGAACTAAAGCACtatataatattgttgtttaGTCTGTGTGTATGTTGTTTTGTCCAAGTCACcttttggaccaaaaaaaaaaaaaaaacacgatCAAGACTGACATAAGGCAATACCACTCAAATGCAAATcctcaaaatcatcaacaGGAAATCTTCGATGTCCTGATGAAGAGGCAGCCATTGGTAGAAAAGGATGAAATGAGAAACCATTAACAGTATCTGCAAGGTGgtaaaaatggaagaaaacaGATTAGCAATCGAAGAAACTGAAGACATAAGCAACTGAGAATTAAGCTATCATTAAATGAAGACATAAAGAACTGAGAATTAAGCTATCATTAAATGATAAGGTTCCAATACCTGCTGCAGCCTGAAAGCCTGATATCCACTTTCCGGTTTGCAGATCATATATATGAACTAAACCATCCTGGAACATAGAGATGTAAAACAAAAAGTCAATCAATCATTGTTGATAGCTGACACAGCCTGAAAGCCTGATATGGGCTACTCTTCTACTCCACCacagaaaataaatagaagCAAAATTTATACCTGACCACCTGTCCCAAGATGTCTGCCAGAGGGCTCAATATCAAACAATATACGCTGGTTAGTATGTTCTGATGATCTGTATAGCCTGATCCCAAGGTACATGAAAATTAGAAGATACATACAAAATTTGGGGGCACTTAAATATCGtcttttttgataaaatcaaaattacacTAAGGGAAACTGTCAGCTACTTATGGAAGACAGAAGCATTCACACTAAGGAAGTGAAGGGC contains:
- the LOC102628781 gene encoding uncharacterized protein LOC102628781 isoform X2, which codes for MATAKRELELPDGDKPESVVKKAKVDDPVSDSSASGPHSQKQRVVLNPADCDLGSGLHQEGFAYCWSGARANVGINGGKYCFGCKIVSTQPVDMEDTPPDQQHVCRVGTSRGDDPVGKLGETEKSFGFGGTGKFSHGGNFLNFREKFGVGDTIICAIDLESKPLATIGFAKNGKWLGTAKQFDAGSNGLGVVDSAVKERQCESAVFPHILLKNVVVVMQFSVEQGLIPVEGYKSWVSALDDGNSVLGPTFCNMKDCEVMMMVGLPASGKTTWAEKWVKDHPEKRYILLGTNLILEQMKVPGLLRKHNYSERFQCLMGRANAIFDVLLSRASRTPRNFIIDQTNVFKSARKRKLRLFVNFRKIAVVVFPKPEDLKIRSVKRFKEMGKEVPADAVNNMLANYVLPVNKDTPGSDELFDQVMFVELDREEAQRHLDEMKGTLGSVSNPNLQTNYAPYSHENFVKSLCTPPLNNQEPLSVGGGLSPQVNCTDNWQSTYLPPQQVNYGYQMPNRVNAAYQASGSYSQAYQGYQNSLIPRASAPSGTYLSNERGSVPVGNSRYRESYGPSTGGRINPYQGYGVVEPYSRPVPLTDPRRTGMVEPSPMGSARTSFTHNASAGQFRPARGPQNDLQAPRAPMLPPSPLPSTHGLPYQTPMARPSHENFPTYMQHPGRNATPYPRARAWGSKRGDECYVSHPCLICCLLVQLANLLCLF
- the LOC102628781 gene encoding uncharacterized protein LOC102628781 isoform X1 — its product is MATAKRELELPDGDKPESVVKKAKVDDPVSDSSASGPHSQKQRVVLNPADCDLDFDIEDNGLKGSGLHQEGFAYCWSGARANVGINGGKYCFGCKIVSTQPVDMEDTPPDQQHVCRVGTSRGDDPVGKLGETEKSFGFGGTGKFSHGGNFLNFREKFGVGDTIICAIDLESKPLATIGFAKNGKWLGTAKQFDAGSNGLGVVDSAVKERQCESAVFPHILLKNVVVVMQFSVEQGLIPVEGYKSWVSALDDGNSVLGPTFCNMKDCEVMMMVGLPASGKTTWAEKWVKDHPEKRYILLGTNLILEQMKVPGLLRKHNYSERFQCLMGRANAIFDVLLSRASRTPRNFIIDQTNVFKSARKRKLRLFVNFRKIAVVVFPKPEDLKIRSVKRFKEMGKEVPADAVNNMLANYVLPVNKDTPGSDELFDQVMFVELDREEAQRHLDEMKGTLGSVSNPNLQTNYAPYSHENFVKSLCTPPLNNQEPLSVGGGLSPQVNCTDNWQSTYLPPQQVNYGYQMPNRVNAAYQASGSYSQAYQGYQNSLIPRASAPSGTYLSNERGSVPVGNSRYRESYGPSTGGRINPYQGYGVVEPYSRPVPLTDPRRTGMVEPSPMGSARTSFTHNASAGQFRPARGPQNDLQAPRAPMLPPSPLPSTHGLPYQTPMARPSHENFPTYMQHPGRNATPYPRARAWGSKRGDECYVSHPCLICCLLVQLANLLCLF
- the LOC102628781 gene encoding uncharacterized protein LOC102628781 isoform X3, which translates into the protein MATAKRELELPDGDKPESVVKKAKVDDPVSDSSASGPHSQKQRVVLNPADCDLDFDIEDNGLKGSGLHQEGFAYCWSGARANVGINGGKYCFGCKIVSTQPVDMEDTPPDQQHVCRVGTSRGDDPVGKLGETEKSFGFGGTGKFSHGGNFLNFREKFGVGDTIICAIDLESKPLATIGFAKNGKWLGTAKQFDAGSNGLGVVDSAVKERQCESAVFPHILLKNVVVVMQFSVEQGLIPVEGYKSWVSALDDGNSVLGPTFCNMKDCEVMMMVGLPASGKTTWAEKWVKDHPEKRYILLGTNLILEQMKVPGLLRKHNYSERFQCLMGRANAIFDVLLSRASRTPRNFIIDQTNVFKSARKRKLRLFVNFRKIAVVVFPKPEDLKIRSVKRFKEMGKEVPADAVNNMLANYVLPVNKDTPGSDELFDQVMFVELDREEAQRHLDEMKGTLGSVSNPNLQTNYAPYSHENFVKSLCTPPLNNQEPLSVGGGLSPQVNCTDNWQSTYLPPQQVNYGYQMPNRVNAAYQASGSYSQAYQGYQNSLIPRASAPSGTYLSNERGSVPVGNSRYRESYGPSTGGRINPYQGYGVVEPYSRPVPLTDPRRTGMVEPSPMGSARTSFTHNASAGQFRPARGPQNDLQAPRAPMLPPSPLPSTHGLPYQTPMARPSHENFPTYMQHPGRNATPYPSSTILVRKFCCY
- the LOC102628781 gene encoding uncharacterized protein LOC102628781 isoform X5, whose translation is MATAKRELELPDGDKPESVVKKAKVDDPVSDSSASGPHSQKQRVVLNPADCDLDFDIEDNGLKGSGLHQEGFAYCWSGARANVGINGGKYCFGCKIVSTQPVDMEDTPPDQQHVCRVGTSRGDDPVGKLGETEKSFGFGGTGKFSHGGNFLNFREKFGVGDTIICAIDLESKPLATIGFAKNGKWLGTAKQFDAGSNGLGVVDSAVKERQCESAVFPHILLKNVVVVMQFSVEQGLIPVEGYKSWVSALDDGNSVLGPTFCNMKDCEVMMMVGLPASGKTTWAEKWVKDHPEKRYILLGTNLILEQMKVPGLLRKHNYSERFQCLMGRANAIFDVLLSRASRTPRNFIIDQTNVFKSARKRKLRLFVNFRKIAVVVFPKPEDLKIRSVKRFKEMGKEVPADAVNNMLANYVLPVNKDTPGSDELFDQVMFVELDREEAQRHLDEMKGTLGSVSNPNLQTNYAPYSHENFVKSLCTPPLNNQEPLSVGGGLSPQVNCTDNWQSTYLPPQQVNYGYQMPNRVNAAYQASGSYSQAYQGYQNSLIPRASAPSGTYLSNERGSVPVGNSRYRESYGPSTGGRINPYQGYGVVEPYSRPVPLTDPRRTGMVEPSPMGSARTSFTHNASAGQFRPARGPQNDLQAPRAPMLPPSPLPSTHGLPYQTPMARPSHENFPTYMQHPGRNATPYPSKLCPKS
- the LOC102628781 gene encoding uncharacterized protein LOC102628781 isoform X4, whose product is MATAKRELELPDGDKPESVVKKAKVDDPVSDSSASGPHSQKQRVVLNPADCDLDFDIEDNGLKGSGLHQEGFAYCWSGARANVGINGGKYCFGCKIVSTQPVDMEDTPPDQQHVCRVGTSRGDDPVGKLGETEKSFGFGGTGKFSHGGNFLNFREKFGVGDTIICAIDLESKPLATIGFAKNGKWLGTAKQFDAGSNGLGVVDSAVKERQCESAVFPHILLKNVVVVMQFSVEQGLIPVEGYKSWVSALDDGNSVLGPTFCNMKDCEVMMMVGLPASGKTTWAEKWVKDHPEKRYILLGTNLILEQMKVPGLLRKHNYSERFQCLMGRANAIFDVLLSRASRTPRNFIIDQTNVFKSARKRKLRLFVNFRKIAVVVFPKPEDLKIRSVKRFKEMGKEVPADAVNNMLANYVLPVNKDTPGSDELFDQVMFVELDREEAQRHLDEMKGTLGSVSNPNLQTNYAPYSHENFVKSLCTPPLNNQEPLSVGGGLSPQVNCTDNWQSTYLPPQQVNYGYQMPNRVNAAYQASGSYSQAYQGYQNSLIPRASAPSGTYLSNERGSVPVGNSRYRESYGPSTGGRINPYQGYGVVEPYSRPVPLTDPRRTGMVEPSPMGSARTSFTHNASAGQFRPARGPQNDLQAPRAPMLPPSPLPSTHGLPYQTPMARPSHENFPTYMQHPGRNATPYPSTILVRKFCCY
- the LOC102628480 gene encoding F-box protein At1g61340 — translated: MALGQNCSSLKSRRGVASTGEGLGLGFVRYTRGLGRKRILIANGEETSSFDSATKSSSLKRQCSEKMIDFNCDEKSRLEALPQDILIRILCGVNHEDLKQLFHVSRPIREATLIAKQWHFAYNTPRKTRVFKTSIDYEDPIENAEVEAPNAPRQMRAYKSRLTSQKLADISVALFASPKKNLFMEEEEE